TCTGCGATTGCGGGCCCGCTGCCTCTCGCGGAAGGCGGCGATGAAGTCAGCGGTGAATGGTGGTTTGTTCGGGCAGTCCGGACTATAGATATCGAATTCGAGATCGCGCGTGTCCGGGTCGAATTCGTCGATGACGGAGGGGTCAAGCCATTCGGTCAGCACTTCCGCCCGGCTGAGGTGGGCGGCGATGAGGACTATTCCGTCAACCCGCTGCAGCCGCGCTGCTGTCAGGTCATAAAGGTCGCCGGCGGGCGTGTGGGTGATTGTCGGATGTTCAGACTGGGCCGCATAAAACAGCGATAGCGAGCCGCCGCCCGACCATCCCACCAGGATCACCTTTTCATAACCCAGCGACTCGCGCGCGTGGCGCACCCACTGGCCCATGTCGTAGGCGACCTTTTCCATAATCAGCGCACTATCGTTTCTCGGGTAGCGACTCGACGCGCAAAGTACGTGCAACCCCGCATCGGCAAGCGCCTCAGGCATTGGGAGCAGCTGGACCGTGGCTGTGGGGTGCATGAACAAATAGACCGCCTTAGATGGCCGCGCTCTCTGCCGGAACAGCTGGCCTTCCAGCTCGGTCGTGCCCTCGGCGCCCGCAAAACTGTAGGTCTCCGTCATCCCCGGTTGATCGCGGAAGCGAACGATTTCGGGAAGGCGATCCCATAGCGCCTTTGTCGGCAATCCTCTCTCCATGGCCATATCCTTAGTTATCTAACTATAATTGCGTATTACCGTACTCCAGTCAAGCCCAAGTTGAACAGTGCCGGCGGAACACGCAGGGAACGCGAGCTGGTAAGTATTTGATTTTGCTAGGCGTGGGTTTGGGGGCAAAACCGGATGTGCTAACAACATTTTGCCTGTAACTGGCCGTTTGGTTTATCTTTACGAGTACAGGCAGTAACAACCTGGCCATGTATGTCGTCGAACGAGTCGCGCGCGGCCACCGCTATCTTTACCTGGTCGAGAGCGTGCGCGAGGGCAAAACTGTCCGCCAGCGCACGATCAAGGCTCTGGGCCGCAAGGATGCGCTGGCCGCAAGTGGCGAACTCGACAGACTGGCCGCCTCGATCGCACGTCACGCAGAGCGCAGCATCATTCTGTCCGATATCGATGCAGGCCGGATCGTAGCCCGCAGGATCGGAGGCCCGTTGCTGTTCGGGCGCCTGTGGCAGCGGCTTGGCATCGATGCTGTATTGGAAGAGGTGCTGGAAGGGCGCCAGTTCGGCTTTGCCGTGGAGCGCGCCGTATTTGTCGCTACACTGCACCGCCTGTTCGTCTCAGGCTCGGACCGAGCCTGCCTGGACTGGATGGAGAGCTACGCCATCGACGGCAGCGAGGATCTTGCCCTCCATCACTTCTATCGCGCCATGGCCTGGCTCGGCGAGGAGATCGAGGAGAAGGCAGAAGGCGCATTGGCACCTCGCTGTGTGAAGGACGTGATCGAGGAGAAGCTGTTCGATCGCCGGCGGGACCTGTTCACTGATCTCAGCCTGGTGTTCATGGATACGACGTCGCTCTCGTTCTACGGTGCAGGCGGCGACACGCTGGGTCGGCGTGGTCATTCCAAGGACCACCGGCCCGAGCTTGCCCAGATGATCCTGGCCGTGGTGATCGACGCCGAGGGGCGTCCGATCTGCACCGAGATGGTCCCGGGCAACACGGCCGACGTGAAGGTGCTCATGCCCATCGTCACGCGCCTGCGTACCCGCTTTGGGATAACCCGCTCGTGCGTCGTGGCCGACCGCGGCATGATCAGTGCCGGTACGATCGCCGCCCTTGAAGAGCTGGGGATGGAATACATCCTGGGTGCGCGAGAGCGCACCAGCAACGTCATCCGCGATGTCGTGCTTGCCGACACTGCTCCGATGGTACCCCTGGTCCTCGAGCGACAGGCAGGAGACACCCAGCTGTGGGTCAAGGAAGTGCGCGTTGGCAAAGGCGCAGATGCCCAGCGCTACGTCGTCACGCTCAACGAAGCTGAGGCAAGGAAGGACAAGGCCGACCGGCAAGCGATCATCGATGGCCTCCAGACCCAGTTGAAGAAGGGCGACAAGGCCCTGGTCGGCAACTCGGCCTATCGCCGCTATCTCAAGGCCAGCGGCAAGACCTTCGAGATCGACATGGGCAAGCTTGCCGACGAGGCGCGCTACGACGGCATCAGCGTGCTGCGCACCAATGCCAGGATCACTCCGCTACAGGCCGTCATCCGCTACCGTGATTTGCTTCAGGTCGAGGCCCTGTTCCGCGTCGCCAAGGCGAGCTTCGATACCCGTCCCATCTTCCATCAGTCCGATGCCGCTATCCGCGGCCATGTGTTTGTCTCGTTCCTCGCTCTGACGCTGGCCAAGGAACTGACCCGCTTGTGTCAGGAAAAGGGCCTGCAGCCCGAATGGCAGCCGCTCCTCAACGATCTCGATCGCCTTCAGGAAGCCACCATCGAAAAGGACGGCAAGGTCATTACCACCCGCACCCACGTTTCGGGCCAGGTGGGGAATGTCTTCAAGGCAACCGGCATCGCGCTGCCGGCCAATATCAGCGAACTGCCGCCGCGAACCTAAGCCTCTGCAAGCTCAACCAAACCCAAAAATGTAGTGGTAACACTCGCGCCGGTGCGTGCATGTCATTGAACAAAAATGCCTTTTCCAAAAGCACTGTTCAAGTTGGGCAAGAGCGAGTTGTTCGATCACGGCCGCCAGGACCGACGCTGGGATCTCGGCGGGCGAGACTGGAAATGCGCCCAGAAACCGGGCGCTCGTCAGCATCACGGCAAAGCCGAGCCGATTGTGGTCGCCGCGCAGAGTTCCAATGAGGTCGCGATCAGTTTGGTCCAGATGGAAATATCGCGCGAGTTGATCGGCCGACGGTTCGCCATCAAAGCGGGCAAAGCCCTGACGCTGGGCGTCAGTGAGGTGACGGGTGGGCATACCGTGCGAAACTTTCAACTTTTGCGAAGGGGACGGCCCATGCCGATAAACAAGGCGAATTTCTTCGCAAAACATATGTGCGAAACAAAATTGTTTTGCAGTAACTTTCGCACAATATCTGGAGCAGTCGCATGAAGCTCGGCTACGCGCGCGTTTCCACCGAGGATCAGAACTTGGAAATCCAGCGCGGTCGGCTCTCGGAGGCGGGCTGTGAAATGATGTTCGAAGAGAAAATATCGGGGGCCGCTCGTGGCCGGCCCGAGCTTGAAAAGCTGATGGGTCACCTGCGCAAAGACGATGTTCTCGTCGTCGCCCGCCTCGATCGTTTGGCGCGATCCACCATCGAACTCCTGCACATCGCGGAACGCATCAAGGAAAAGCAGGCAGGATTACAATCGCTTGATGAACCTTGGGCCGATACCACGTCCCCGTCTGGCGTGATGATCATGACCGTATTCGCTGGGATCGCCCAGTTCGAGCGGACTCTCATATTGAGCCGAACCGAGGAGGGGCGAAAGGCGGCGATGGCGCGCGGTGTGAGCTTCGGACGCCCAAAGAAAATGCGCCCAGATCAGGCGGAGCTCGCTCGCCAACTCGTTCTCGAGGGTAAGTCCATTAGCGCCGTCGCAAGGACCTTCAACGTTCACCCGGCCACCATCTATCGCTGTATCGAGCCAAACAGTGCCTTATGACACTTTCCTGTTCCGCTCAGCCGCACGACCCAAATCCCGGTATTACGGGATAAACCAGATTATCCTGTGCAGCTAGCGAGGTGCCGCCGGTCAGCATCGTTGCCGCGAGCAGAAATGTGGCGAAAGCTCTTTTTGGCAACCTTGCTCTCCTGTTGGACGGTAGGCGCTGCATAAACTCTCCAGAAGTGGGAGCCTACGCCTACGCAACACTGAACTGGCCCATCATTCCATTATCCTCATGTTCAAGGATATGGCAGTGATACATGAAGGGAGCGCTCTTGGCCGGCTGATCAAATCGGATGAGAAGCTCCACCGGTTCCTTGACGAGGACCGTGTCGCGCGGCCCCTGGTCGAGAACATCGGGCTGCCCGCCACCGCGGGTGAGAACATCAAAGTGGACGCCGTGAATATGGATCGGGTGGCGCATCATTTCGCCAGACACCTCCCATATTTCGGTGGAGCCTAGCTTCACCGTCTCATCGATGCGATTCATGTCGAATGGCTTGCCATTGATCGTAAGGCCGCCACCGCCGCTTCCTGAGCCCATCATGCCGCCCATGCCCATGTTGAGGCTCAGACGGCGACGGCGCACCGCCTTGCTGGCGTCGGGCCCAGTTCGTGATGCCAGAAGGGTCGGCACGACGCCGCTGGCACGAGCCTGTCCCAACGGCCGTGGTTCAAACCGCAGCACGGTCGCTGGTGCCGCGGCATCGGTCCTTCGGGCGCCACGCCCCATCATACCCATGCCGCCCATCATCGAGCTGTTGGTATCAGCCGCCGTCACCAGCGAGGCGGACCTACCGTCCGTGAAGTCCACGAGAAGCTCGGCACGTTGGCCCGGCGCCAAGGTTATGGCTTCCAATGCCACTGCGTGTTCGAGCAGCCCCCCTTCGGTTCCGATCCAGTGAAAGCTCCGCCGATCGGAAAACGACAGCTCATAAATCCGCGCGTTCGATGCGTTGACGAGCCGCAGGCGAACCAACCGATTTGGCACCGCCGCCAGCGGATTCACCGCGCCGTTCACAAGGATCGTGTCGCCGCGCCGGCCCTGCATGGCGACCATCATGCCGCCTGGCATGACAAGGCGACCATTTTCGAACTGGCGATCCTGGATGAGCAGGGGCAGATCGTCCACGCCATATTCTGACGGGAGCCCCAGGCCCTGCTCTTCGTCGTCGGTTACCAGCAACGCCCCAGCCAGGCCCGAATAGACTTGCTCGGCCGTCAACCCATGGACGTGTGAGTGATAAAGGAGGGTCGCTGCGGGCTGCCGGATCGGGAGCGTGGGCCGCCAGGTCGCGCCCGGCGCGATGATCTGATGGGGGCCGCCATCCAGCTCTCCGGGGATCAGAAGCCCGTGCCAATGCACAGTCGTGTCCGCGTTGAGCCCGTTGGTCACGACAGCCGCCACGTCGTCGCCACGGCGCACCCTGATCGTCGGTCCGAGATAGCTGCCATTATACCCGAGCGTGTCACTCGGCCGGCCTGGATAAAATGAAGTCGTTCCGGACTGGACCCGTAGCGCGAATGAGCGGCCAGGCCGTGCGTCCAACAGCGGCGGCATCGGAAGCGGGTTTGCACCTCCCCCGCCGAGGCCCGGCGTGGAGCGCGAGCAAGCGGTGGTTGTGGACCTATCGGCGTTCTCGAAAATCGGCATACTAATCAATATGTTGCAACAAGACACGGTGGGAGTGGAGCCGTTAATAGGGGTATGTAATTCGCCTCGACTAGTCGAAAATTCGGTGTGCCCGTGCCGATCCCGCAAGGGACCGGACCTACACGCTGATGCATGACTTTCATGACTCATCGCCACTGCAACAACAAGGGCTGACCTCCGATGAGCCTGCGGACCGCAGTCGTCAGGTTTCTGAGGCCAGCCCCCATCTCAATTAGTGTCGGCCTCAGATTGATCTGTGGCGGCAGACGCGAACGATACAGGCCGATAGCGCAGACCCGGATGCGATCACGCGCGCCGTGAGCGAGGCCGTCTCGGCGCTCGGTGGTCTTGATATTCTCGTCAATAGCGCGGCGATCGGCCATTCCGGTCTGATCGCCGACCTCGATGTGGCCGAGTATCAGAAGCTGATGGACGTCAACGTGCGAGCACCAGTGCTATTCGCGAAGGCCGCCATTCCGCATCTCTCCGCTGGGGGGCGCATAATCTCGATTGGGTCGGGGCTCGGCGAACGCGTCCCATTTCCGGGCGTAACGGCCTATGCGATGTCCAAGGCCGCGCTTACGTCCTTCACTCGCGGGTTGTCACGTGAACTCGGGCCGCAGGGCATCACCGTGAAC
This sequence is a window from Sphingobium sp. CAP-1. Protein-coding genes within it:
- a CDS encoding IS1634 family transposase, yielding MYVVERVARGHRYLYLVESVREGKTVRQRTIKALGRKDALAASGELDRLAASIARHAERSIILSDIDAGRIVARRIGGPLLFGRLWQRLGIDAVLEEVLEGRQFGFAVERAVFVATLHRLFVSGSDRACLDWMESYAIDGSEDLALHHFYRAMAWLGEEIEEKAEGALAPRCVKDVIEEKLFDRRRDLFTDLSLVFMDTTSLSFYGAGGDTLGRRGHSKDHRPELAQMILAVVIDAEGRPICTEMVPGNTADVKVLMPIVTRLRTRFGITRSCVVADRGMISAGTIAALEELGMEYILGARERTSNVIRDVVLADTAPMVPLVLERQAGDTQLWVKEVRVGKGADAQRYVVTLNEAEARKDKADRQAIIDGLQTQLKKGDKALVGNSAYRRYLKASGKTFEIDMGKLADEARYDGISVLRTNARITPLQAVIRYRDLLQVEALFRVAKASFDTRPIFHQSDAAIRGHVFVSFLALTLAKELTRLCQEKGLQPEWQPLLNDLDRLQEATIEKDGKVITTRTHVSGQVGNVFKATGIALPANISELPPRT
- a CDS encoding alpha/beta fold hydrolase encodes the protein MERGLPTKALWDRLPEIVRFRDQPGMTETYSFAGAEGTTELEGQLFRQRARPSKAVYLFMHPTATVQLLPMPEALADAGLHVLCASSRYPRNDSALIMEKVAYDMGQWVRHARESLGYEKVILVGWSGGGSLSLFYAAQSEHPTITHTPAGDLYDLTAARLQRVDGIVLIAAHLSRAEVLTEWLDPSVIDEFDPDTRDLEFDIYSPDCPNKPPFTADFIAAFRERQRARNRRITAWAEEMLATLRRRNDGETERAFVTHRTMCDVRWIDPTIDPNGRAPGASYLGNPRTVNVGPAGLARFSTLRSWLSQWSYDLSNSKAAVNATKIHRTPVLQIENEADDAVPASHNPIIHNALTVANKEFVSIKGATHFYQGQPEHVSACIDGIIDWSHRNDL
- a CDS encoding recombinase family protein produces the protein MKLGYARVSTEDQNLEIQRGRLSEAGCEMMFEEKISGAARGRPELEKLMGHLRKDDVLVVARLDRLARSTIELLHIAERIKEKQAGLQSLDEPWADTTSPSGVMIMTVFAGIAQFERTLILSRTEEGRKAAMARGVSFGRPKKMRPDQAELARQLVLEGKSISAVARTFNVHPATIYRCIEPNSAL
- a CDS encoding multicopper oxidase family protein — its product is MPIFENADRSTTTACSRSTPGLGGGGANPLPMPPLLDARPGRSFALRVQSGTTSFYPGRPSDTLGYNGSYLGPTIRVRRGDDVAAVVTNGLNADTTVHWHGLLIPGELDGGPHQIIAPGATWRPTLPIRQPAATLLYHSHVHGLTAEQVYSGLAGALLVTDDEEQGLGLPSEYGVDDLPLLIQDRQFENGRLVMPGGMMVAMQGRRGDTILVNGAVNPLAAVPNRLVRLRLVNASNARIYELSFSDRRSFHWIGTEGGLLEHAVALEAITLAPGQRAELLVDFTDGRSASLVTAADTNSSMMGGMGMMGRGARRTDAAAPATVLRFEPRPLGQARASGVVPTLLASRTGPDASKAVRRRRLSLNMGMGGMMGSGSGGGGLTINGKPFDMNRIDETVKLGSTEIWEVSGEMMRHPIHIHGVHFDVLTRGGGQPDVLDQGPRDTVLVKEPVELLIRFDQPAKSAPFMYHCHILEHEDNGMMGQFSVA